A genomic segment from uncultured Marinifilum sp. encodes:
- the rlmH gene encoding 23S rRNA (pseudouridine(1915)-N(3))-methyltransferase RlmH, whose product MKISLLVIGKTDKDFVIKGIEEYRKRLVHYLPFELVIIPDLKNTKNLSENQQKQKEGELILDKVKNSDTLILLDENGKEFSSVGFSKFIEQKMIAGVKNLIFVIGGPYGFSKDVYNKAQGKVSLSKMTFSHQMIRMIFVEQLYRAMTIIKGEPYHHV is encoded by the coding sequence ATGAAAATATCTCTTCTTGTAATTGGCAAAACAGATAAGGATTTCGTGATAAAAGGAATTGAAGAATATAGAAAGAGATTAGTGCATTATCTTCCTTTCGAATTGGTAATAATTCCTGATTTAAAGAATACTAAAAATTTGTCTGAAAATCAGCAAAAGCAAAAAGAAGGTGAATTAATTCTGGATAAAGTAAAAAACTCGGATACTTTAATTTTGTTAGATGAAAATGGAAAAGAGTTTTCGTCGGTGGGATTTTCGAAGTTTATTGAACAGAAAATGATTGCTGGAGTTAAGAATTTGATTTTTGTTATTGGAGGGCCTTATGGTTTTTCTAAGGATGTGTATAATAAGGCACAAGGAAAAGTGTCTTTGTCTAAAATGACTTTTTCGCATCAAATGATTCGAATGATTTTTGTTGAACAACTTTACAGGGCAATGACAATAATTAAGGGAGAACCTTATCATCATGTTTGA
- a CDS encoding DUF4783 domain-containing protein, with translation MRIIKYIFIGILVLGNCSDASSQNGNNLPSDLIQAFKQGNSISLSNFFGDRVALSIQDKESSYSKSQAKQIIAKFFKDFQPSDFRKKHVGGKTGARYVTGDLITKKGNFRVSFLLKEQNGKFIIHQLNIEKD, from the coding sequence ATGAGAATTATTAAATACATATTTATAGGTATTCTTGTATTGGGCAATTGTTCAGATGCTTCATCTCAAAATGGAAATAATTTACCAAGTGATTTGATTCAAGCTTTTAAACAAGGAAATAGCATTAGCTTATCTAATTTTTTTGGCGATAGAGTTGCTTTAAGCATTCAGGATAAAGAGTCGAGCTACAGTAAATCGCAGGCTAAACAAATCATAGCAAAGTTTTTCAAAGACTTTCAACCATCCGATTTTAGAAAGAAGCATGTTGGAGGTAAAACTGGAGCTAGATACGTAACTGGTGATCTGATCACTAAAAAAGGAAATTTCCGTGTGAGCTTTCTACTAAAAGAACAAAATGGAAAGTTTATAATACATCAATTAAATATCGAAAAAGATTAA
- a CDS encoding ammonium transporter, with translation MKNSKKWFYALLFLVVVSIVGIFAPGVEFGSTDPNIVAGDVAWMLTSTALVLLMTPGLAFFYGGMVDPRNIISTILQSFVSMGIVSIIWVICGFSIAFGESIGSEGYGLLGNPLTFLMFKNVGGFTHPEMSPTIPFALFALFQLKFAIITPALITGSFAGRVRFRAYIIFISLFTIFIYAPLAHWTWHPNGFLRNMGVLDFAGGTVVHMSAGFAALAGAMFLGKRTNSKYNEKRSNIPFVLLGAGMLWFGWFGFNAGSALEASSTAVLALLNTNTASAAAMLTWVFLDGARGNKPSGLGAAIGLVVGLVAITPAAGFVDVGASITIGVIASIISNYAITLQGKTSLDDTLDVFPAHGMGGITGMILTAVFAHNVGLIHGEFHTFLMHILALIIVGIFTFGGSYLLYWITNKIVPLRVSEYSEKKGLDISQHNESYSFAYKE, from the coding sequence ATGAAAAACAGTAAAAAGTGGTTTTATGCCCTGCTATTTTTAGTAGTGGTGTCGATCGTTGGGATTTTTGCACCCGGCGTAGAATTCGGATCAACAGATCCAAATATTGTAGCTGGAGATGTGGCCTGGATGCTAACTTCTACTGCTTTGGTCTTATTAATGACTCCTGGCTTAGCATTTTTCTATGGAGGAATGGTAGATCCCAGAAATATTATTTCCACAATTCTGCAAAGTTTTGTTTCAATGGGAATTGTAAGTATTATTTGGGTAATATGCGGTTTTAGTATTGCTTTTGGTGAAAGTATAGGAAGCGAAGGATATGGATTATTAGGAAACCCCTTAACATTTTTAATGTTTAAAAATGTTGGAGGCTTTACACATCCCGAAATGTCGCCAACAATTCCCTTTGCTCTATTTGCACTCTTTCAATTAAAATTTGCGATTATTACTCCAGCGCTGATTACCGGATCATTTGCAGGAAGAGTGAGATTTCGCGCATACATCATATTTATCAGTTTATTTACAATATTTATTTATGCTCCACTAGCTCATTGGACCTGGCATCCAAATGGTTTTCTTCGCAATATGGGAGTGCTAGATTTTGCTGGAGGAACAGTTGTTCACATGTCGGCAGGTTTTGCTGCTCTTGCAGGAGCAATGTTCTTAGGAAAAAGAACCAACTCTAAATACAACGAAAAACGATCTAATATTCCATTTGTTTTACTAGGAGCCGGAATGCTATGGTTCGGATGGTTTGGATTTAATGCAGGTTCTGCTTTGGAAGCCTCATCTACGGCAGTACTAGCTCTTTTAAATACCAATACTGCTTCGGCTGCAGCTATGCTAACCTGGGTATTTTTAGATGGAGCACGAGGAAATAAACCATCGGGATTGGGAGCCGCAATTGGTCTTGTAGTTGGTTTAGTAGCCATTACTCCTGCAGCAGGTTTTGTAGATGTTGGAGCATCTATTACCATTGGCGTAATTGCCTCTATTATTAGTAATTATGCAATTACATTGCAAGGAAAAACATCACTAGACGACACACTAGATGTATTCCCAGCACACGGAATGGGAGGTATAACCGGAATGATTCTTACCGCTGTTTTTGCTCACAATGTTGGATTAATTCATGGCGAATTTCATACTTTCTTAATGCACATTCTAGCGCTAATAATAGTAGGAATTTTCACTTTTGGTGGATCTTACCTTCTCTACTGGATAACAAATAAGATTGTTCCATTACGTGTATCTGAATACTCAGAAAAGAAAGGTCTGGATATTTCACAGCATAACGAGTCATATTCTTTTGCCTATAAAGAATAA
- a CDS encoding glutamine synthetase family protein, with protein sequence MIREDYLLDPNKLVQFLQKPKEEFTKEDLIRYVVENGIKMINFRYVAEDGKLKTLNFIITGIEHLDSILSTGERVDGSSLFSYIGAGSSDLYVIPRFKTAFHNPFSEVPSLDILCSFYTAEGKPLESAPEYILKKANNSFTKATGLQFKAMGELEYYIKSENHTLYPDADQKGYHSSQPFTKWENLRREAMVLIAECGGKIKYGHSEVGSFTAGDDGYEQHEIEFLPVNPEEAVEQLIIGKWIVRMLAARENALVSWAPKITVGKAGSGLHIHMLVEKDGKNICIQDGKLGDTAKKMIAGIMNLSGALTAFGNTIPTSYLRLVPHQEAPTYVCWGDRNRSVLVRVPLGWVGASDMIRDVNPQQAADPRDFSGKQTFEFRVPDGSADIYLLMAGLIVAGLHGLEMENGLQLAEELYADVDIFTSEYKEKLESLEQLPTCCWESSDALAEKREVFEKNGIFPKGTIDAVINNLKLYKDNGLNDRILGKVDKIMEIVDKYIHCM encoded by the coding sequence ATGATAAGGGAGGATTATTTACTGGATCCAAATAAATTGGTTCAATTTTTACAAAAGCCAAAAGAGGAGTTTACCAAAGAAGATTTGATTCGATATGTAGTTGAAAATGGAATTAAAATGATAAATTTTCGCTATGTGGCCGAAGATGGTAAACTTAAAACCTTAAATTTTATTATTACCGGAATTGAACATCTCGATAGTATTTTATCAACAGGTGAACGTGTTGATGGCTCTAGCCTTTTCTCATATATTGGGGCGGGATCTAGCGATTTATATGTTATTCCTCGATTTAAAACCGCATTTCATAATCCATTTTCGGAAGTGCCTAGTTTGGATATTCTTTGCTCTTTTTATACAGCAGAAGGAAAACCACTGGAAAGTGCACCAGAATATATTTTAAAGAAAGCTAACAATTCATTCACTAAAGCAACAGGCCTGCAGTTTAAGGCAATGGGTGAGTTGGAATACTATATTAAGAGTGAAAATCATACTTTATATCCTGATGCGGATCAAAAAGGATATCATAGTTCACAGCCATTTACAAAATGGGAAAATTTGCGTCGTGAGGCTATGGTTCTAATTGCAGAGTGTGGTGGTAAAATAAAATATGGACACTCCGAAGTAGGAAGTTTTACTGCTGGTGATGATGGATATGAGCAGCACGAAATAGAATTCTTACCTGTTAATCCGGAAGAGGCAGTTGAGCAGTTAATAATTGGTAAATGGATTGTAAGAATGCTTGCAGCACGTGAAAATGCTTTGGTAAGTTGGGCTCCAAAAATTACTGTGGGTAAAGCTGGTAGTGGTTTGCATATTCACATGTTGGTAGAAAAGGATGGAAAGAATATTTGTATTCAGGATGGGAAATTAGGCGATACGGCAAAGAAAATGATTGCCGGTATAATGAATTTATCGGGAGCACTAACAGCTTTCGGAAATACAATTCCTACTTCTTACCTGCGTTTGGTTCCTCATCAGGAAGCGCCAACTTATGTGTGTTGGGGTGATAGAAACCGATCTGTTTTGGTACGTGTTCCTCTTGGATGGGTTGGAGCATCGGATATGATAAGAGATGTTAATCCACAACAGGCTGCCGATCCAAGAGATTTTTCTGGTAAGCAAACTTTTGAGTTTAGAGTGCCCGATGGATCTGCCGATATTTATTTGCTAATGGCAGGATTAATTGTTGCAGGTTTGCACGGATTGGAAATGGAAAACGGACTGCAATTGGCTGAAGAATTATATGCCGATGTTGATATCTTTACCTCAGAGTATAAAGAGAAACTTGAAAGTTTAGAGCAATTGCCAACTTGTTGCTGGGAAAGTTCCGATGCTTTAGCAGAAAAAAGGGAGGTGTTTGAAAAGAATGGAATATTCCCTAAAGGAACAATTGATGCAGTAATAAATAATCTTAAGCTATATAAAGACAATGGGTTAAACGATCGTATTTTGGGTAAAGTAGATAAGATTATGGAGATTGTTGACAAATATATTCACTGTATGTAA
- a CDS encoding DUF6515 family protein, with amino-acid sequence MKKFVFYKLITGIVLVSAIILSGSFANAQRRSSKENKTRYEERNKTNVLRNYDRSDRYNKSTYRADRKHAKSKTYGPEKNISKHHKNYKAHRGNQHYANKHYRKHRSNHKHGYYSKHLNSHNRSPYFYNNYGHSCYHHTRYGDVVMRFASEPLVIRYRNGKYFYSEGYYYRFYPEIGFVVVNPPSSVYFSYIPDNCRRVSHHGNVYYSNGDLCFERHRKGFRLVKAPLGIHLSLKF; translated from the coding sequence ATGAAAAAATTTGTATTCTATAAGCTGATAACTGGTATAGTATTGGTGTCAGCCATAATTTTATCTGGTTCGTTTGCTAATGCACAGAGAAGATCTAGCAAAGAGAATAAAACTCGCTATGAAGAACGTAATAAGACAAATGTACTGAGAAATTACGATCGCAGTGATAGATACAATAAGAGTACGTATCGAGCCGATAGAAAACATGCTAAGAGTAAAACTTATGGACCTGAAAAGAATATTTCGAAGCATCATAAGAATTATAAAGCTCATAGAGGTAATCAACATTATGCAAATAAGCATTATAGAAAACATAGATCTAATCATAAGCATGGGTATTATTCTAAGCACCTGAACTCGCATAATAGATCTCCTTATTTCTACAATAATTATGGACATAGCTGTTATCATCATACAAGGTATGGAGATGTGGTAATGAGATTTGCATCGGAACCTCTTGTTATTCGCTATCGGAATGGCAAATATTTTTATTCGGAAGGATATTATTATAGATTTTACCCAGAAATTGGATTTGTAGTGGTTAATCCACCAAGCTCAGTGTACTTTTCTTATATTCCTGATAATTGTCGTAGAGTATCGCATCATGGTAATGTGTATTATTCTAATGGAGATCTTTGTTTTGAGAGGCATAGAAAGGGATTTAGATTAGTAAAAGCACCTTTGGGAATACATTTGTCACTTAAGTTCTAG
- a CDS encoding NAD(P)/FAD-dependent oxidoreductase — MDTIKHIPENGKLRVVIVGGGFAGLKLARQLAKTKYQVVLIDKNNFHQFQPLFYQVATSGLEPSSIAFPLRKIFQKKSNVHFRMADLLEVDVNMQDIITSLGSLKYDYLVLATGVDTNYFGNKNIEQFAIPMKSVSEAIFLRNSILRNYEKALNESDPEKAANYMNIVLVGGGPTGVELAGALAEMKKEILPKDYPELDFSLMKVYLFEASNRLLNGMSDEASAKAKLFLEKLGVIVKTEARVADYDGLRISLAGGEVFNSYTLVWAAGVAAKPIKGISEVAATKGGRLRVDRYNKVYGLNNVFAIGDLAFQKEGEFQNGHPQVAQVGLQQADNLVFNFKKDLSANKIRPFHYKDRGSLATIGRNLAVADLSGIKMQGFIAWALWLFVHLMAIVGVKNRFFILINWVWNYITADQSLRVLIRPNKRSFIDRAKKNNKTNTIGLN; from the coding sequence ATGGATACGATAAAACACATTCCCGAAAATGGAAAATTAAGAGTTGTGATTGTTGGTGGTGGTTTTGCAGGTTTAAAATTGGCAAGACAGTTAGCAAAAACTAAATATCAGGTGGTTTTAATTGATAAAAATAATTTCCATCAGTTTCAACCTCTTTTTTATCAGGTGGCAACTTCTGGATTAGAGCCAAGTTCTATCGCATTTCCTTTACGTAAAATTTTTCAAAAGAAAAGTAATGTTCATTTTCGTATGGCCGATTTGTTAGAGGTAGATGTAAACATGCAGGATATAATTACCAGTCTTGGTAGCTTAAAATATGATTATTTGGTATTGGCAACGGGTGTTGATACTAATTATTTTGGGAATAAGAATATCGAGCAATTTGCTATTCCCATGAAATCAGTTTCCGAAGCAATTTTTCTAAGGAATTCAATTTTGCGAAACTACGAGAAAGCATTAAATGAATCAGATCCTGAAAAAGCTGCTAATTACATGAATATTGTTTTGGTAGGTGGTGGGCCAACAGGAGTTGAATTGGCTGGCGCATTGGCCGAGATGAAAAAAGAGATTCTACCTAAAGATTATCCCGAACTCGATTTTTCTTTAATGAAAGTATATTTATTCGAAGCATCGAATCGATTATTGAATGGAATGTCTGATGAGGCATCGGCGAAAGCAAAATTATTTCTCGAAAAGTTGGGTGTAATTGTTAAAACCGAAGCACGGGTAGCCGATTACGATGGTTTAAGAATTAGTTTGGCGGGAGGTGAAGTTTTTAATTCGTACACCTTAGTTTGGGCGGCAGGTGTTGCTGCAAAACCTATAAAAGGAATATCAGAAGTTGCGGCAACAAAAGGAGGAAGACTTCGTGTTGATCGATATAATAAAGTTTATGGATTAAATAATGTATTTGCCATAGGAGATCTTGCTTTTCAGAAAGAAGGTGAATTTCAGAATGGGCACCCACAAGTTGCTCAGGTTGGATTGCAGCAGGCTGATAATTTGGTCTTTAACTTTAAGAAAGATTTATCTGCTAATAAGATAAGGCCTTTTCATTATAAGGATAGAGGTTCATTGGCAACAATTGGAAGAAATCTTGCTGTTGCAGATTTATCAGGAATAAAAATGCAGGGCTTTATTGCATGGGCACTTTGGCTATTTGTTCATTTAATGGCTATTGTTGGGGTGAAAAATCGATTTTTTATACTCATTAATTGGGTATGGAACTATATCACTGCCGATCAATCCTTGCGTGTTTTAATAAGGCCAAACAAAAGAAGTTTTATTGATAGAGCAAAAAAAAATAATAAGACCAATACAATTGGTTTAAATTGA
- a CDS encoding RidA family protein, which produces MTIKRTDSTPRMSRIVEHGNTIYLCGQTAKDASKDIKEQTITTLEKVEELLEKAGSDKKHILSVTIYVRDMKDFAAMNEVWDAWVVDGYQPARACVEARMARPELLVEMSVVAAKR; this is translated from the coding sequence ATGACAATCAAAAGAACAGATTCAACTCCAAGAATGAGCCGTATTGTTGAGCATGGCAATACAATTTACCTTTGTGGACAAACTGCTAAAGACGCTTCTAAAGACATTAAAGAGCAAACCATTACTACTCTCGAAAAAGTAGAAGAATTATTAGAGAAAGCAGGTTCTGACAAGAAACATATTCTTTCCGTAACCATTTATGTGCGCGATATGAAAGACTTCGCTGCCATGAACGAAGTTTGGGATGCATGGGTGGTTGACGGATACCAACCTGCACGTGCTTGTGTTGAAGCTCGCATGGCCCGACCAGAGTTATTAGTAGAAATGTCGGTAGTGGCTGCTAAGAGATAA
- a CDS encoding valine--tRNA ligase, which produces MEIPTKYNPVESEDKWYKYWMDKGFFHSVPDEREPYTIVIPPPNVTGVLHMGHMLNNTIQDVLVRRARLQGKNVCWVPGTDHASIATEAKVVNKLKQEGIAKADITREEFMKHAWEWKEKHGGIILEQLKKLGASCDWERTAFTMDESLYESVIDVFIDLYKKDKIYRGIRMVNWDPSAQTAVSDEEVIYKELQSKLYYLRYKIEGSEDEYVTIATTRPETILGDSAVCVNPNDERFTHLKGKRCIVPLVNRSIPIIQDEYVDMEFGTGALKITPAHDIHDYEIGDKHNLETIDIFNDNGTMSEAAQLYVGKDRFDVRDLIIPDLEAAGNMVKIEDYVNKVGFSERTDAVIEPKLSMQWFMKMKELAKPALEHVMNDDIQLHPAKFKNTYRHWMENVKDWCISRQLWWGQRIPVFYLPEGGYVVAKTAEEAVVEAKAKTGKEYKAEDMRQDEDVLDTWFSSWLWPISVFDGIRNPENEEIKYYYPTNDLVSGPDILFFWIARMVMSGYEYKGEKPFSNVYLTGIVRDAQRRKMSKSLGNSPDPLDLIAKYGADGVRVGMLLCSPAGGDLLFDENLPEQGRNFTTKIWNAFRLVKGWEVADIEQPESSRLATEVFHARLNNTMEQLDEQFKQYRISEALMTVYTLFRDEFSSWYLEMVKPAYQQPIDKKTFDSTVALFEKLMQLLHPFMPFLTEEIYQLLADRTEEDSIMVSVMPKPEAYDSALLEKFEQVKEVIVAVRNIRKQKNIAFKDALAMNYKLEEGAYDASFDSVIAKMCNLSEISVAQGDMAGAMSFIVKAVEYFIPLGDLVDIEEELKKMEEELKYTKGFLISVQKKMSNERFVNNAPAKVVEMEKKKMADAEAKIKVLEDRIASMK; this is translated from the coding sequence ATGGAAATCCCAACTAAGTACAATCCTGTTGAATCTGAGGATAAATGGTACAAGTATTGGATGGATAAAGGATTTTTCCACTCAGTACCTGACGAAAGAGAGCCGTATACAATTGTGATACCTCCACCAAATGTTACCGGAGTATTGCATATGGGGCATATGCTGAACAATACAATTCAAGATGTATTGGTCCGCAGAGCCAGATTACAGGGAAAGAATGTCTGTTGGGTACCTGGAACCGATCACGCCTCTATTGCCACCGAAGCAAAAGTTGTAAATAAATTAAAGCAGGAAGGTATTGCTAAAGCGGATATCACTCGCGAGGAGTTTATGAAACACGCCTGGGAGTGGAAAGAGAAGCACGGAGGAATCATTTTGGAGCAGCTAAAAAAATTAGGTGCTTCATGCGATTGGGAGCGTACTGCTTTTACTATGGACGAATCTTTATACGAATCGGTAATCGATGTATTTATTGATTTATATAAGAAAGATAAGATTTACCGCGGAATTCGTATGGTAAACTGGGATCCTTCGGCACAAACTGCTGTTTCCGATGAAGAGGTGATTTACAAAGAGCTGCAATCGAAGCTTTACTATTTAAGATATAAAATTGAAGGAAGCGAAGATGAGTACGTAACCATTGCAACTACTCGTCCGGAAACTATTTTAGGTGATAGCGCTGTTTGTGTGAATCCTAACGACGAGCGTTTTACTCACTTAAAGGGTAAGCGTTGTATTGTTCCTTTGGTAAACCGATCTATTCCTATTATTCAAGACGAATATGTAGATATGGAATTTGGTACAGGTGCACTAAAAATTACTCCTGCTCACGATATCCATGATTATGAGATTGGTGATAAGCACAACTTGGAAACCATAGATATTTTCAACGATAATGGTACTATGAGTGAAGCCGCTCAGCTATACGTAGGAAAAGATCGTTTCGATGTTCGTGATTTGATTATTCCTGATTTGGAAGCTGCCGGTAACATGGTGAAGATTGAAGATTACGTAAATAAAGTAGGTTTCTCGGAACGTACCGATGCTGTAATCGAGCCAAAACTAAGTATGCAGTGGTTCATGAAAATGAAAGAGTTGGCTAAGCCGGCTTTGGAGCATGTCATGAATGACGATATTCAATTGCATCCTGCAAAATTCAAAAATACTTACCGTCACTGGATGGAAAATGTGAAGGATTGGTGTATTTCTCGACAGTTGTGGTGGGGACAGCGAATTCCTGTTTTCTATTTGCCTGAAGGCGGATATGTAGTTGCTAAAACTGCCGAAGAAGCCGTTGTTGAGGCGAAAGCTAAAACCGGAAAAGAATACAAAGCTGAAGATATGCGTCAGGATGAGGATGTATTGGATACATGGTTTTCTTCATGGTTGTGGCCAATCTCAGTTTTCGATGGAATTCGTAATCCTGAAAACGAAGAAATTAAATATTATTACCCAACTAACGACCTTGTGTCTGGTCCGGATATTCTGTTCTTTTGGATTGCACGTATGGTAATGTCGGGATATGAATATAAAGGCGAAAAACCATTTAGCAATGTATATTTAACGGGTATTGTTCGCGATGCTCAACGCAGAAAAATGTCTAAATCATTAGGTAATTCGCCTGATCCTTTAGATTTGATTGCCAAGTACGGTGCCGATGGTGTTCGTGTGGGTATGTTGCTTTGTTCGCCTGCTGGTGGAGACTTGCTATTTGACGAGAACTTGCCTGAACAAGGTCGTAACTTCACTACTAAAATCTGGAATGCATTCCGATTGGTGAAAGGATGGGAAGTTGCAGATATTGAGCAGCCGGAATCTTCTCGTTTGGCTACCGAAGTTTTTCATGCTCGTTTGAATAATACAATGGAGCAATTGGATGAGCAGTTCAAGCAATATCGCATTAGCGAAGCATTAATGACTGTTTATACCTTGTTCCGCGATGAATTTTCATCATGGTATTTGGAAATGGTAAAACCAGCATATCAGCAGCCAATCGACAAAAAAACTTTTGATTCGACTGTTGCTTTGTTCGAGAAACTAATGCAATTATTGCACCCATTCATGCCTTTCTTAACTGAGGAAATCTATCAGTTACTGGCTGATAGAACTGAGGAGGATAGCATTATGGTTTCGGTAATGCCTAAACCTGAAGCCTACGATTCTGCTTTGTTAGAGAAGTTTGAGCAGGTAAAAGAGGTGATTGTTGCCGTTCGTAATATCCGTAAGCAAAAGAATATCGCATTTAAAGATGCATTGGCAATGAATTACAAACTGGAAGAAGGAGCTTATGATGCTTCTTTCGATTCGGTAATTGCTAAAATGTGTAATCTTAGTGAGATTTCTGTAGCCCAAGGCGATATGGCTGGTGCAATGTCATTCATTGTAAAAGCTGTGGAGTATTTTATTCCTCTTGGCGATTTAGTTGATATTGAAGAAGAATTGAAGAAAATGGAAGAAGAGTTGAAATATACCAAAGGTTTCCTTATTTCTGTTCAGAAGAAAATGAGCAACGAACGCTTCGTGAATAATGCTCCTGCCAAAGTAGTGGAAATGGAGAAAAAGAAAATGGCCGATGCCGAAGCCAAAATTAAAGTTTTAGAAGATCGCATTGCCAGTATGAAGTAA
- a CDS encoding pyridoxal phosphate-dependent aminotransferase — protein MPQISDKGRLMPESPIRKLVPYAEGAKAKGRTVYHLNIGQPDIKTPEVAMDAIRNCTQKVIEYSHSAGNVSYRKKLAKMYQNIGIDVNENEMLITTGGSEAITFALMTCLNPGDEVLIPEPFYANYNGFAVSAGVNVVPITSNIENDFALPAIEEFEKLMTPKTKAVVICNPNNPTGYLYSKEELNQLRELILKHDLFLFSDEVYREFCYGGEEHFSAMNLEGLEQNVIMMDSVSKRYSECGVRIGALITKNKEVIKTAMKFAQARLCPPAFGQIAAEASLDTPPEYFTEVYDEYIARRDFMVEALNKMEGVYCPTPKGAFYTVVKLPIDNADKFAQWILEDFEYKNQTVMLAPATGFYATKGLGKNEVRIAYVLKKEDLAKAMETLDAALKVYPGRTL, from the coding sequence ATGCCACAAATATCAGACAAAGGAAGATTAATGCCTGAGTCACCAATTCGTAAATTGGTTCCTTATGCAGAAGGCGCAAAAGCTAAAGGCAGAACGGTTTATCATTTAAACATTGGTCAACCTGATATTAAAACTCCTGAAGTTGCAATGGATGCCATTAGAAATTGTACACAAAAAGTAATTGAGTACTCTCACTCGGCTGGTAATGTTTCTTATCGCAAGAAATTAGCAAAAATGTACCAAAACATTGGTATTGATGTTAACGAAAACGAAATGCTGATTACTACCGGAGGATCGGAAGCCATCACTTTTGCATTGATGACTTGCTTGAATCCTGGTGACGAAGTTTTAATTCCTGAGCCTTTTTACGCTAACTATAATGGTTTTGCAGTTTCGGCCGGAGTTAATGTTGTACCTATTACATCGAACATTGAAAACGATTTCGCCTTACCAGCTATTGAGGAGTTTGAGAAGTTAATGACTCCAAAAACCAAAGCTGTTGTAATTTGTAATCCTAACAATCCAACTGGTTACCTTTACTCAAAAGAGGAGCTAAATCAGCTACGCGAATTAATTTTAAAACACGATTTATTCCTGTTCTCCGATGAAGTTTATCGCGAATTTTGTTACGGTGGTGAAGAACATTTCTCGGCAATGAACTTAGAAGGTTTAGAGCAGAATGTAATCATGATGGACTCTGTATCGAAGCGTTACAGCGAATGTGGTGTTCGTATTGGCGCCTTAATTACCAAAAACAAAGAGGTAATAAAGACAGCAATGAAATTTGCTCAGGCTCGATTGTGTCCTCCTGCTTTCGGACAAATTGCTGCCGAAGCATCATTAGATACTCCACCAGAATATTTTACCGAAGTTTACGATGAATATATTGCTCGTCGCGATTTTATGGTAGAAGCCCTGAATAAAATGGAAGGTGTTTACTGTCCTACTCCTAAAGGTGCTTTCTACACTGTAGTTAAACTTCCTATTGATAATGCTGATAAATTTGCTCAGTGGATTTTGGAAGATTTCGAATACAAGAACCAAACTGTAATGCTTGCTCCTGCTACAGGATTTTACGCAACAAAAGGTCTTGGTAAAAACGAAGTACGTATTGCCTACGTGTTGAAAAAAGAAGATCTAGCTAAAGCAATGGAAACTCTCGATGCTGCATTAAAAGTTTATCCGGGAAGAACATTATAA
- a CDS encoding thioredoxin family protein, translating to MAFTLQIGDKAPEFNLIATDGIKYKLSDFKSSKLLVVFFTCNHCPYVIGSDEDTRAIADKYIPNGVEFIGINSNSPNTYQEDDYQHMVSRMEENDFPWVYLYDETQEVAINYGALRTPHFYLFNEKRDLIYTGRAVDNPKNTAKVTVRDLERAIDEYLAGKEISVPLTNPIGCNVKWDGKDKHWMPADSCDLI from the coding sequence ATGGCATTTACCTTACAAATTGGCGATAAAGCTCCCGAGTTTAATTTAATTGCAACCGACGGTATCAAATATAAATTATCCGATTTTAAATCATCGAAACTATTGGTGGTGTTTTTTACCTGTAACCACTGTCCCTATGTTATCGGTTCGGATGAAGATACAAGAGCAATTGCAGACAAATATATACCTAACGGAGTTGAGTTTATTGGAATTAATTCAAATTCGCCTAATACTTATCAGGAAGATGATTACCAGCACATGGTAAGTAGAATGGAAGAAAACGATTTTCCCTGGGTTTATTTGTACGATGAAACTCAGGAAGTAGCTATTAATTATGGGGCTTTACGAACTCCGCATTTTTATTTATTCAATGAAAAAAGAGATTTGATTTATACAGGACGAGCTGTTGATAATCCTAAAAACACTGCGAAAGTAACAGTTCGGGATTTGGAAAGAGCAATTGATGAATATCTAGCTGGAAAGGAAATTTCTGTTCCGCTAACTAATCCAATTGGCTGTAATGTAAAATGGGATGGAAAAGATAAACATTGGATGCCAGCCGATTCGTGCGATTTAATATAG